From a region of the Paenibacillus lutimineralis genome:
- a CDS encoding TerC family protein, with product MDIGLLMEYGWVLIVLVVLEGLLAADNALVLAIMVKHLEEDVRKKALFYGLAGAFIFRFASLFIISYLVDVWQLQAIGAIYLLYMAINHIVRKLVVHRAENGDGQDPENSSKKKKKASGFWGTVLKVELADIAFAVDSILAAVALAVALPPSGLSNIGGMDGGKFIVILLGGFIGLIIMRFAANFFVKLLNSRPGLEIAAFLIVGWVGVKLAVHTLAHPSLHIIPEAFAESTAWKITFYIVLVLIAIGGWFLSGKKTAENKPSKANG from the coding sequence ATGGATATTGGCTTGCTTATGGAGTATGGTTGGGTGCTCATTGTTCTGGTAGTGCTGGAGGGACTGCTCGCGGCGGATAATGCGCTGGTCCTGGCAATTATGGTGAAGCATCTGGAGGAGGATGTACGGAAGAAGGCTCTGTTCTACGGATTGGCAGGTGCGTTTATTTTCCGTTTTGCATCGTTATTTATTATCTCGTACCTGGTTGACGTGTGGCAGCTTCAAGCGATCGGAGCAATCTATCTGTTGTATATGGCCATCAATCATATCGTTCGCAAGCTGGTTGTCCATCGAGCCGAGAACGGAGACGGACAGGATCCAGAGAACAGCTCGAAGAAAAAGAAGAAGGCTTCCGGCTTTTGGGGTACGGTGCTGAAGGTGGAGCTGGCAGATATCGCGTTTGCAGTCGATTCGATTCTGGCCGCTGTTGCCCTCGCCGTTGCCTTGCCGCCTAGTGGTCTGTCGAATATCGGCGGCATGGACGGAGGCAAATTTATCGTCATTCTACTCGGCGGATTCATTGGTCTAATCATCATGCGCTTCGCGGCCAACTTCTTCGTGAAGTTGTTGAACTCCCGTCCGGGCCTGGAGATCGCGGCGTTTCTTATCGTTGGCTGGGTGGGTGTTAAGTTAGCTGTACACACCTTAGCGCATCCGTCGCTTCACATCATACCTGAAGCTTTTGCGGAGAGCACCGCTTGGAAGATCACGTTCTATATCGTCCTGGTACTGATCGCAATCGGAGGCTGGTTCCTGTCGGGCAAGAAGACCGCAGAGAACAAGCCTAGCAAGGCGAACGGATAA
- a CDS encoding AraC family transcriptional regulator, which yields MVNPEGLHSYLIRLQSFGRCRARLDGKLELLEPGDLLLFKPGEPYELRIEAEQNQLGEKMVSSADYHIFLSGGWVDEWWEKYDRPQKIKVPLSEGIIGAFRQIMLEQRRISNPTPEIAEYYLRILCLDIDRNFLQQPLPTYPSYLAHRIKNYIEENAASPFKLEDAAAHVGISVSRAVHLFKETFGTSIIQYALEVRLNMARERITFSPLSLEHVAESSGFPNYNYFHKVFRKKFGMSPKQYRQTTRNHGI from the coding sequence ATGGTTAATCCCGAAGGATTGCATAGTTATCTTATCCGCCTGCAATCCTTCGGGCGCTGCCGGGCCCGTTTGGATGGGAAGCTAGAACTGCTAGAACCGGGTGACCTGCTGCTGTTCAAGCCAGGCGAACCCTACGAGCTTCGAATTGAGGCGGAACAGAACCAGCTCGGTGAGAAAATGGTCTCCAGCGCCGATTATCATATATTCCTATCTGGAGGTTGGGTCGATGAATGGTGGGAGAAATACGACCGACCGCAGAAGATTAAGGTTCCTCTTTCCGAGGGGATCATTGGCGCCTTCCGTCAAATTATGCTCGAACAGCGACGGATTTCTAATCCTACGCCTGAAATAGCCGAGTATTACTTAAGAATATTGTGCCTGGATATCGATCGGAACTTCCTTCAGCAGCCGCTGCCCACTTATCCGTCGTACCTCGCCCATCGAATCAAGAACTATATTGAAGAGAACGCCGCCTCTCCTTTTAAGCTGGAGGATGCTGCGGCCCATGTTGGAATTAGCGTATCGCGAGCCGTTCACTTGTTCAAAGAAACATTTGGTACAAGCATCATTCAATATGCGCTGGAAGTGCGATTAAATATGGCGCGGGAGCGAATTACCTTCAGTCCTCTGTCGTTGGAGCATGTCGCCGAGAGCTCTGGGTTTCCGAACTACAACTATTTTCATAAAGTATTCCGCAAGAAGTTCGGGATGTCTCCCAAGCAATACCGGCAAACCACGCGTAACCATGGGATATAA
- a CDS encoding sugar phosphate isomerase/epimerase family protein, with protein sequence MVKVGLQLYTVRDYLERDFEGTLRKVAELGYQGVEFAGFYGRTPEQVKAILDETGLVALGAHTPYERLLHALDEEIAFNKAIGNRYLAMPYLAEEDRGRWDEVIEDLKVIGQRCAEVGMVLFYHNHDFELTQKLGDKPVLDAIFFEVSEELLKVELDSCWVYFAGFDPLEYIAKYSGRMPLLHWKDLVKKADGSPETVELGKGEVNVQDIADAAIQAGAEWLVVEQDYCANDSLKSIETSMEFIRAYAQEGGKLNV encoded by the coding sequence ATGGTGAAGGTAGGATTACAGCTTTATACGGTACGCGATTATTTGGAACGTGATTTTGAAGGTACGCTGCGGAAGGTGGCCGAGCTTGGATACCAGGGCGTGGAATTCGCTGGTTTCTATGGCCGTACGCCAGAGCAGGTGAAGGCTATTCTTGATGAGACAGGGCTTGTTGCTTTAGGTGCGCATACACCATATGAGCGCTTGCTCCATGCGCTGGATGAGGAGATCGCTTTTAACAAAGCTATCGGCAATCGCTACTTGGCTATGCCTTATTTGGCTGAAGAGGATCGCGGGCGCTGGGATGAAGTGATAGAGGATCTGAAAGTGATTGGCCAGCGCTGTGCAGAAGTGGGAATGGTCCTGTTCTACCATAACCATGATTTCGAACTGACACAGAAGCTTGGGGACAAGCCAGTACTTGATGCGATATTCTTTGAAGTATCCGAGGAATTGCTCAAGGTCGAGCTGGATTCATGTTGGGTGTACTTCGCGGGATTTGATCCGCTTGAATATATCGCTAAATACAGCGGTCGCATGCCTCTGCTTCACTGGAAGGATCTCGTTAAGAAGGCAGACGGATCGCCGGAGACGGTGGAACTGGGCAAGGGAGAAGTGAATGTTCAGGACATTGCTGACGCTGCGATCCAGGCTGGTGCTGAATGGCTAGTTGTAGAACAGGATTATTGTGCTAATGATTCATTGAAGAGCATCGAGACAAGTATGGAATTCATACGCGCTTATGCACAAGAAGGAGGAAAACTAAATGTCTAA
- a CDS encoding Gfo/Idh/MocA family protein, with protein sequence MSKKIKVAVIGCGGIANGKHLPSLSQVEQVELVAFCDIIEERATKAAAEYGVEGAKVYTDFRKLLAETDVEVIHVCTPNDSHAEITVASLESGRHVMCEKPMAKTAEQARQMLDAAKRTGKKLSIAYQNRFRDDSMYLKQLCEEGELGDIYLGKALALRRRAVPTWGVFLDEEKQGGGPLIDIGTHALDLTLWLMDNYEPKSVTGQVFHKLGDRENAANAFGPWNPEEFKVEDSAFGFITMKNGATIILESSWAINMVDIGEARTMLCGTEGGADMTNGLRINGEKNSRLYDTKIDLGAGGVAFYDGKVENEAVREARTWIEAIIEDKEPVVKPEQALVVTEILEAIYESAKTGKAVYFD encoded by the coding sequence ATGTCTAAAAAAATAAAAGTAGCTGTTATCGGGTGTGGCGGGATCGCTAACGGCAAGCATTTGCCAAGTCTTTCACAGGTAGAGCAAGTTGAATTGGTCGCTTTTTGCGATATTATCGAAGAACGCGCGACCAAAGCGGCTGCTGAATATGGCGTAGAAGGTGCCAAAGTATATACAGATTTCCGCAAGTTGTTGGCAGAGACTGATGTAGAGGTTATTCATGTATGTACGCCTAACGATTCTCACGCGGAGATCACAGTGGCTTCCCTGGAATCCGGACGCCATGTTATGTGTGAGAAGCCGATGGCCAAGACGGCTGAGCAAGCTCGTCAAATGCTGGACGCAGCGAAGCGTACGGGCAAGAAATTGAGCATTGCATATCAGAACCGCTTCCGCGACGATAGCATGTATTTAAAGCAATTGTGCGAAGAAGGGGAATTGGGTGATATTTATCTGGGTAAGGCACTGGCGCTTCGTCGTCGTGCAGTTCCTACTTGGGGTGTATTCCTTGATGAAGAGAAGCAAGGTGGGGGCCCGCTCATCGATATCGGAACTCACGCACTGGACTTGACGCTGTGGTTGATGGACAACTACGAGCCGAAGAGTGTAACCGGACAAGTGTTCCACAAGCTAGGGGATCGTGAGAATGCGGCGAATGCATTTGGTCCGTGGAATCCGGAAGAGTTCAAGGTTGAAGATTCTGCATTCGGATTCATTACGATGAAGAACGGTGCGACCATTATTCTTGAATCAAGCTGGGCGATCAATATGGTTGATATCGGTGAAGCTAGAACGATGCTGTGTGGTACTGAAGGCGGAGCAGATATGACTAATGGTCTACGTATTAACGGCGAGAAGAACAGCCGCTTGTATGACACGAAGATCGACCTTGGCGCTGGCGGTGTAGCGTTCTATGACGGAAAAGTGGAAAATGAAGCTGTCCGTGAAGCGAGAACTTGGATTGAAGCGATTATTGAAGACAAAGAGCCGGTCGTAAAGCCGGAGCAAGCTCTCGTAGTTACTGAAATTCTTGAGGCGATTTATGAATCGGCGAAGACAGGTAAGGCAGTATATTTTGACTAA
- a CDS encoding sugar phosphate isomerase/epimerase family protein, with the protein MKLGVFMVLFGDRSFEEALDMAASRGLKAVEIGTGGNPGKAHCNPDLLLENKAAREQFKKAVESRGLMISALSCHGNPLHPQKALAQQDHDDFVKTVQLAELLEVPVVNTFSGCPGDHEDAKYPNWPVAPWPNDYQEVLKWQWENKVIPYWKEWGAYAEKHHVKIGLELHGGFSVHTPGTLLRLREAVGEVIGANLDPSHMWWQGIDPVQAVAILGKAGAIHHFHAKDTTIDPINVNMHGITDMQSYSLMQDRAWQFRTVGYGHDMKTWADIISALRLHGYDYAVSIEHEDGLMSIDEGFTKAVRNLQQVIMEDSAAEMWWV; encoded by the coding sequence ATGAAATTAGGCGTCTTTATGGTTCTGTTTGGAGATCGTTCGTTCGAAGAAGCGTTGGATATGGCTGCATCCCGAGGCTTGAAGGCAGTAGAGATCGGTACAGGTGGGAATCCCGGCAAGGCTCACTGTAACCCGGATCTTCTTCTGGAGAACAAAGCTGCTCGTGAACAATTCAAGAAAGCGGTGGAATCCCGTGGCCTGATGATCAGTGCCTTGAGCTGTCACGGCAACCCGCTTCATCCGCAGAAGGCACTTGCACAGCAGGATCATGACGATTTCGTCAAGACGGTTCAGCTTGCAGAATTGCTTGAAGTACCTGTCGTTAACACCTTCTCAGGCTGCCCAGGTGATCATGAGGATGCGAAGTATCCGAACTGGCCGGTTGCTCCTTGGCCGAATGATTACCAGGAAGTGCTGAAATGGCAATGGGAGAACAAGGTTATTCCTTATTGGAAGGAATGGGGTGCTTACGCTGAAAAGCATCATGTCAAGATCGGTCTTGAGCTCCATGGCGGCTTCTCCGTGCATACGCCGGGTACCTTGCTTCGTCTTCGTGAAGCAGTTGGTGAAGTGATCGGAGCTAACCTGGACCCTAGCCATATGTGGTGGCAAGGTATTGATCCGGTTCAGGCCGTAGCGATCCTAGGTAAGGCAGGTGCAATCCACCACTTCCATGCGAAGGATACGACAATTGACCCGATTAATGTCAATATGCACGGGATTACTGACATGCAATCCTATTCATTAATGCAGGATCGTGCATGGCAATTCCGCACCGTTGGATATGGTCATGATATGAAGACTTGGGCGGATATTATCAGTGCGCTTCGTCTGCATGGTTATGACTATGCAGTAAGCATCGAGCACGAGGATGGATTGATGTCAATTGACGAAGGCTTCACGAAGGCTGTTCGCAATTTACAGCAAGTTATTATGGAGGACTCTGCCGCTGAGATGTGGTGGGTGTAA
- a CDS encoding winged helix-turn-helix transcriptional regulator, translating to MDDNGTSMCQLCPRFESAFSLLGKRWNGLIIRTLMDGPKRFKDISNGIPSMSDKMLSERMKDLENEGILVRHVYPETPVRIEYELTDKGRALRPVMDQVQCWAEEWIE from the coding sequence ATGGATGATAACGGTACATCCATGTGTCAGCTGTGTCCGCGCTTTGAGTCGGCTTTCTCTTTGCTGGGAAAACGCTGGAACGGATTAATTATTCGAACTTTAATGGACGGACCCAAGAGATTCAAAGATATTTCAAATGGCATCCCGTCGATGAGTGATAAAATGCTATCCGAACGAATGAAGGATCTTGAGAATGAAGGTATTCTTGTGCGACATGTGTATCCGGAGACACCGGTTCGAATTGAATACGAATTGACGGATAAAGGGCGCGCACTGCGTCCCGTTATGGATCAGGTTCAATGCTGGGCGGAAGAATGGATTGAGTAA
- a CDS encoding NAD(P)/FAD-dependent oxidoreductase, which produces MAEVIVIGAGPAGASAALFLAKAGKETLVLDSNGSMTKRAWIENHYGVKETSGPDLLQTGREQAEKFGAKFIEEKVIAVDTNGETKITVKTESGRSYEASHVILATGALTDLAKSIGITLKDGREPRIKTVIDTDGNGRTSKPRIWAAGTVAGVSVHTIITAGDGAKVAIEIISELNGERYVDHDILK; this is translated from the coding sequence TTGGCTGAGGTAATAGTAATCGGAGCAGGACCTGCAGGGGCAAGCGCAGCTTTGTTTCTGGCAAAGGCAGGTAAGGAGACACTTGTACTGGACAGCAATGGAAGCATGACGAAGAGAGCCTGGATTGAGAATCATTACGGCGTCAAAGAGACGTCCGGACCGGATTTACTGCAGACAGGCCGTGAACAAGCTGAGAAATTCGGCGCTAAGTTCATCGAAGAGAAAGTAATAGCCGTAGATACAAATGGTGAAACGAAAATAACCGTTAAGACGGAATCGGGACGCAGCTATGAAGCTTCTCATGTTATTTTGGCCACTGGTGCGCTTACGGATTTAGCCAAGTCGATCGGCATTACACTTAAGGATGGAAGAGAGCCACGTATCAAGACAGTCATTGACACGGACGGTAACGGACGTACCAGCAAGCCGAGAATTTGGGCAGCAGGTACAGTAGCTGGTGTCAGCGTTCATACGATTATTACCGCTGGCGATGGAGCTAAGGTCGCGATTGAGATTATTAGCGAATTGAACGGTGAACGTTATGTTGACCATGACATCTTAAAATAA
- the hemH gene encoding ferrochelatase produces MSPIGVILSQIGTPLEPTSKSVRPYLRSFLSDRRVIDYSPWLWQPLLRGIILRARPRKSAKLYREIWQKEGSPLLIHSLAQQAGLQSRLGAEYRVELALAYSEPSMDQAMASLESAGVTRIIIVPLFPQYSSTTSASVYDQACFAALGRRSANGPVSKRFVPALRFMDAYYREPGYISAMQSHLSRYLEGMAYAPDYYVLSFHGIPKRYVDTGDPYTEQCMETAKLLANAMGWEQDRYEVTFQSRFGPEKWVGPATDEVLGQLAGRGIKRPLIFSPGLVTDCLETLHELAIEGREQFAAGGGEAGQFSAAPCLNDHAQWLDFLSQQVKKNAMGWTD; encoded by the coding sequence ATGTCTCCTATAGGAGTTATATTATCACAAATCGGTACTCCTCTAGAGCCGACATCCAAATCCGTACGTCCATATTTGCGTAGTTTTCTGTCGGACCGGCGGGTGATCGATTACTCTCCATGGCTTTGGCAACCGCTACTACGGGGAATTATTCTGCGTGCAAGACCGCGGAAATCTGCTAAGCTGTACCGTGAAATCTGGCAGAAGGAAGGCTCGCCGTTGCTGATCCATTCGCTGGCTCAGCAAGCTGGTCTGCAATCACGGCTTGGCGCAGAGTACCGAGTCGAATTAGCGTTGGCCTATAGTGAACCAAGCATGGATCAGGCAATGGCTAGTCTGGAGTCAGCAGGGGTTACACGTATTATTATTGTTCCTCTATTTCCGCAGTATTCATCGACAACGAGCGCTTCTGTATATGATCAAGCCTGCTTCGCGGCACTTGGAAGGAGAAGTGCTAACGGTCCGGTGTCCAAACGTTTTGTGCCAGCGCTGCGCTTCATGGACGCGTATTATCGCGAGCCTGGCTACATATCGGCGATGCAGTCTCATCTATCACGTTATCTGGAAGGTATGGCCTATGCCCCGGATTATTATGTGCTTAGCTTCCATGGGATACCGAAGCGATATGTCGATACGGGTGATCCGTATACAGAGCAATGTATGGAGACGGCCAAGCTACTTGCTAACGCGATGGGCTGGGAACAGGATCGTTATGAGGTAACCTTCCAATCCCGCTTCGGACCGGAGAAGTGGGTTGGGCCGGCAACGGATGAAGTGCTCGGACAATTGGCTGGACGGGGGATCAAGAGGCCGCTGATCTTCTCGCCTGGACTCGTTACAGATTGCTTGGAGACGCTGCATGAGCTGGCTATTGAGGGAAGAGAGCAATTTGCTGCCGGAGGCGGAGAAGCAGGGCAGTTCAGCGCAGCCCCCTGCTTGAATGATCATGCGCAGTGGCTGGATTTCCTATCCCAGCAGGTGAAGAAGAATGCCATGGGCTGGACAGACTGA
- a CDS encoding Crp/Fnr family transcriptional regulator → MSESVNTTMPRGNTSCFSEQNFNRLLVTMKDKSYPEGTHLFWEGDLSDKLFYIKRGRVKLTKSTDEGKELILYMYGRGDMVGQADPFFSMKHSFTAEVIEDSEVGVIEQKDLEIMICQHCDFSIDFMKWMGIHHRLTQTKFRDLMMYGKPGALTSTLIRLSNTYGEPYGDSILINKKITHTDLSNMIGATRESVNRMLSDLRKKDALEYVNGMIVIKDLVMLQDMCHCELCPNEICRI, encoded by the coding sequence ATGAGTGAAAGCGTAAATACCACCATGCCCCGCGGCAATACAAGTTGTTTCTCCGAGCAAAACTTCAATAGGCTTCTTGTTACGATGAAGGATAAATCTTATCCCGAGGGAACGCATCTTTTCTGGGAAGGCGATCTTTCCGATAAGCTATTCTACATTAAGCGCGGGCGAGTAAAATTAACCAAATCCACCGATGAAGGCAAAGAACTTATTCTATATATGTATGGTCGCGGCGATATGGTCGGACAGGCCGATCCTTTCTTTAGTATGAAGCACAGCTTCACCGCTGAAGTGATCGAAGACAGCGAGGTCGGTGTAATCGAGCAGAAGGATCTGGAGATCATGATTTGTCAGCATTGCGATTTTTCAATCGATTTCATGAAATGGATGGGAATCCATCACCGACTGACCCAGACTAAATTCCGCGACCTGATGATGTACGGCAAACCTGGTGCGCTCACTTCTACTCTGATCCGTCTTAGTAATACTTACGGTGAGCCCTATGGAGACTCCATTCTTATTAACAAGAAAATCACGCATACCGACTTGTCCAACATGATCGGTGCTACCCGTGAGAGCGTTAACCGTATGCTCAGCGATCTGCGCAAGAAAGACGCGCTCGAATATGTGAACGGCATGATCGTCATTAAAGACCTTGTTATGCTACAGGACATGTGCCACTGTGAGCTATGTCCGAATGAAATTTGCCGGATCTGA
- the adhE gene encoding bifunctional acetaldehyde-CoA/alcohol dehydrogenase produces MAVKNEVATKVQQPTAQEYVQTLIDKANKAQEAFMGMDQEQIDSIVQAMALAGLDKHMYLAKMAVEETGRGVYEDKIIKNMFATEYIYHSIKYDKTVGVIEDNEYDSFQKIAEPVGIIMGITPVTNPTSTTIFKALIAIKTRNPIIFGFHPSAQRCSAEAAQILLDAAVKHGAPADCIQWIENPSMDRTNALMNHNDIACILATGGSAMVKAAYSCGKPALGVGPGNVPCFIEKSADIDQAVNDLILSKTFDNGMICASEQAVIIEEPIFDQVKKKMIANGCYFVNKEEAGKLTKGAINVDKCAVNPAIVGQSAVKIAEMCGIDVPAGTKILVAEIDGVGPKFPLSAEKLSPVLACYKVKNAEQGINLALEVVSFGGMGHSSVIHSNNDEVIKKYSDRMPTCRILVNQPSSQGGIGDIYNTNLPSLTLGCGSYGRNSTSSNVTAVNLINVKRVNHRTVNMQWFKVPDKIYFEKGSTQYLAKMPDISRVLIVTDPMMVKLGYVERVEHYLRQRQTPVAIEVFSDVEPDPSTTTVERGTELMNKFQPDCIIALGGGSPMDAAKGMWLFYEYPDTSFHNLKQKFMDIRKRIYKYPRLGQKAKFVAIPTTSGTGSEVTSFAVITDKVNGNTKYPLADYELTPDVAIIDPEFVYTLPKTAVADTGMDVLTHAIEAYVSVMASDYTDGLAIKAIQLVFQYLEKSALTGDKLAREKMHNASTLAGMAFANAFLGINHSLAHKWGGQYHTAHGRTNAILMPHVIRYNAKKPTKFAAWPKYRHFVADERYAEIARILGLPARTTEEGIKSLINAIRDLNRKLGIPESFQELGFDPKDFESKVDYLADRAFEDQCTTANPKLPLVTELAEVYRDAFYGRFDE; encoded by the coding sequence ATGGCCGTTAAAAATGAAGTTGCGACCAAGGTCCAACAGCCAACTGCGCAAGAGTATGTTCAGACGTTGATTGACAAAGCAAACAAAGCACAAGAAGCTTTCATGGGTATGGATCAAGAACAAATTGATTCCATCGTACAGGCAATGGCACTTGCTGGTCTAGACAAACATATGTACTTGGCGAAGATGGCCGTAGAAGAAACTGGCCGCGGCGTGTACGAGGACAAGATCATTAAGAACATGTTCGCTACGGAATACATCTACCACAGTATCAAGTATGATAAGACGGTTGGTGTTATTGAAGACAATGAATATGATAGCTTCCAGAAAATCGCCGAGCCAGTCGGTATCATCATGGGGATCACTCCAGTAACCAACCCGACATCGACGACGATCTTCAAAGCCCTTATCGCGATCAAGACTCGTAACCCGATTATTTTCGGATTCCATCCATCCGCTCAACGTTGCAGTGCTGAAGCAGCTCAAATCTTGCTTGACGCAGCGGTTAAACATGGCGCACCTGCCGATTGCATTCAATGGATCGAGAATCCGTCCATGGATCGTACGAATGCTCTGATGAATCATAACGACATTGCCTGCATCCTGGCAACTGGCGGTTCTGCAATGGTTAAAGCGGCATACAGCTGCGGCAAACCGGCTTTAGGTGTAGGTCCTGGTAACGTTCCATGCTTCATCGAGAAGAGTGCAGACATCGATCAAGCCGTAAATGACCTCATCCTATCTAAGACATTCGACAACGGTATGATTTGTGCTTCTGAACAAGCGGTTATTATCGAAGAACCGATCTTCGATCAAGTAAAGAAGAAAATGATAGCTAACGGATGCTATTTTGTAAATAAAGAAGAAGCAGGTAAATTGACCAAGGGAGCAATTAATGTGGATAAATGTGCCGTGAATCCGGCGATCGTAGGTCAATCTGCTGTAAAAATTGCTGAAATGTGCGGTATCGATGTACCGGCAGGAACTAAAATTCTCGTGGCAGAAATTGATGGTGTAGGTCCTAAATTCCCATTGTCTGCTGAGAAGCTTAGCCCAGTGCTGGCCTGCTACAAGGTGAAGAATGCAGAGCAAGGCATCAACCTCGCGCTTGAAGTTGTATCGTTCGGCGGAATGGGTCACTCTTCGGTCATCCATTCGAATAATGACGAAGTAATTAAGAAGTACTCCGACCGTATGCCTACTTGCCGGATCCTGGTTAACCAGCCATCTTCGCAAGGCGGTATCGGCGATATCTATAATACGAACCTGCCATCGTTGACACTAGGCTGCGGCTCGTATGGTCGCAACTCGACATCGTCGAACGTAACAGCCGTCAATCTGATCAACGTGAAAAGGGTGAATCATCGTACCGTGAATATGCAATGGTTCAAAGTACCGGATAAGATTTATTTTGAAAAGGGATCGACTCAATATCTTGCCAAAATGCCTGACATCAGTCGCGTGTTGATCGTGACAGACCCAATGATGGTTAAACTGGGATATGTAGAGAGAGTCGAGCATTATCTCCGTCAACGTCAAACGCCGGTTGCGATTGAAGTCTTCTCGGATGTAGAGCCGGATCCATCGACAACTACGGTTGAACGCGGAACTGAGCTGATGAACAAATTCCAGCCAGACTGCATTATTGCACTTGGTGGCGGTTCGCCGATGGACGCTGCGAAAGGAATGTGGCTGTTCTACGAATATCCAGATACAAGCTTCCACAACCTCAAGCAAAAATTCATGGATATCCGCAAGCGGATTTATAAATACCCTCGTCTCGGACAAAAGGCGAAATTCGTTGCCATTCCGACGACTTCGGGTACCGGTTCGGAAGTAACTTCGTTCGCAGTTATTACTGATAAAGTTAATGGTAATACAAAATATCCTTTGGCAGATTATGAGCTAACTCCAGATGTAGCTATCATCGATCCTGAATTCGTATATACACTGCCAAAGACCGCTGTTGCTGATACCGGGATGGATGTATTGACTCATGCGATCGAGGCTTATGTCTCGGTGATGGCTAGTGATTATACAGATGGACTTGCGATCAAAGCAATTCAGCTGGTGTTCCAGTACCTTGAGAAATCAGCGCTTACTGGCGACAAGCTAGCCCGCGAGAAAATGCACAATGCTTCGACATTGGCAGGTATGGCCTTCGCCAACGCCTTCCTGGGTATTAACCATAGCTTGGCGCATAAATGGGGCGGACAATATCATACAGCACACGGCCGTACGAATGCGATCTTGATGCCGCATGTTATTCGCTACAATGCCAAGAAACCGACCAAATTCGCAGCATGGCCTAAATACAGACATTTCGTGGCTGATGAGCGTTATGCAGAAATCGCCCGCATTCTTGGCTTGCCGGCTCGCACTACTGAAGAAGGCATCAAGAGCTTGATCAATGCGATCCGTGACTTGAACAGAAAGCTTGGCATTCCTGAGAGCTTCCAGGAGCTCGGCTTCGATCCGAAGGATTTCGAGTCGAAGGTAGATTATTTGGCTGACCGTGCCTTCGAAGACCAATGTACAACAGCAAACCCTAAGCTCCCATTGGTCACTGAACTGGCGGAAGTATACCGCGATGCCTTCTACGGAAGATTTGACGAATAA